A stretch of the Porifericola rhodea genome encodes the following:
- a CDS encoding carotenoid biosynthesis protein — MSIIFNQAPANNSIRYSKKLKLAVSTLAVVHFFGALGLIYPASRPYFEAATPINLLLTVSLLLYFHTDWNASFWLFNIITYFCGYFVEVLGVHTEFIFGSYAYGNTLGFQVWQVPLIIGVNWLILVYASGSLVSRLKIHVVLKSLLGATLMVLLDMLIEPVAIKLDFWDWADGIIPTQNYFGWFIVALFLQFAFHLLIFKKENSLAKFVLLVQAIFFIVLQTTI, encoded by the coding sequence ATGTCCATTATCTTTAATCAGGCTCCAGCAAACAACTCAATTCGTTATTCTAAAAAATTAAAATTAGCGGTTAGCACCTTAGCAGTAGTACATTTTTTTGGTGCGCTAGGTTTAATATACCCTGCTAGCAGACCTTATTTTGAGGCTGCTACACCTATTAATCTACTCCTTACGGTATCTCTCCTATTGTACTTTCATACCGACTGGAATGCTTCATTCTGGCTATTCAATATTATTACTTACTTCTGCGGCTACTTTGTAGAAGTTCTTGGTGTGCATACTGAATTTATTTTTGGAAGCTACGCCTATGGCAATACCCTGGGCTTCCAAGTATGGCAAGTTCCACTGATTATTGGTGTTAACTGGCTGATACTGGTATACGCGAGTGGCAGCCTTGTAAGCAGGCTTAAAATTCATGTGGTTTTAAAAAGTCTGCTGGGTGCTACACTAATGGTGTTGCTGGATATGCTCATTGAACCGGTTGCTATAAAACTGGACTTTTGGGACTGGGCTGATGGAATTATACCTACACAAAACTATTTTGGTTGGTTTATAGTAGCGCTTTTCTTACAATTTGCCTTTCATCTGCTCATATTTAAAAAAGAAAATTCTCTAGCTAAATTTGTACTTCTTGTACAGGCTATTTTTTTTATTGTTCTACAAACTACCATTTAA
- the lipA gene encoding lipoyl synthase, whose translation MIELPVIPEEATKKTRKPDWLRVKLPVGKEYANVRKLVDKYKLHTICESGNCPNMGECWGRGTATFMILGNVCTRSCTFCAVATGRPPEYDAEEPIRVAEAIKLMGVKHAVITSVNRDELKDRGAEIWYQTVKETKRLSPETTIETLIPDVKGNWEALYRMIDAGQEVVSHNMETVERLYRRVRPQAKYNRSLEQLQKIKDYGKRSKSGIMLGLGETDDEVYKAMDDLVAHGLDVLTLGQYLQPTKMHIEVAEFVHPDKFDHFREEGLRRGIKYVESGPLVRSSYHAEKHVNV comes from the coding sequence ATGATAGAATTACCTGTAATACCCGAAGAAGCTACCAAAAAAACACGCAAACCTGACTGGCTCAGAGTTAAACTCCCAGTTGGTAAAGAGTATGCGAATGTTCGTAAGCTGGTAGATAAATATAAATTACATACGATCTGTGAAAGCGGTAACTGCCCTAATATGGGAGAGTGCTGGGGCCGCGGTACTGCTACCTTTATGATTTTAGGTAATGTATGTACCCGTAGCTGTACTTTTTGTGCAGTAGCTACCGGGCGACCACCCGAATACGATGCTGAAGAACCTATCAGAGTAGCTGAAGCTATCAAATTGATGGGCGTAAAGCATGCTGTTATCACTTCGGTAAACCGAGATGAACTGAAAGATCGTGGTGCAGAAATCTGGTACCAGACCGTAAAAGAAACCAAGCGTCTGAGCCCGGAAACTACTATTGAAACCCTTATACCTGATGTAAAAGGTAATTGGGAGGCTTTGTATCGTATGATTGATGCTGGTCAAGAAGTAGTTTCGCATAATATGGAGACTGTAGAAAGGCTTTACCGCAGAGTAAGACCTCAGGCAAAATATAACCGAAGTCTTGAGCAGCTTCAAAAGATCAAAGATTACGGTAAGCGTAGTAAATCAGGTATTATGCTTGGGCTCGGCGAAACTGATGATGAAGTTTACAAAGCTATGGATGATCTTGTAGCTCATGGCTTAGATGTGTTAACTCTTGGACAGTACCTTCAACCTACTAAAATGCATATAGAGGTAGCAGAGTTTGTTCACCCTGATAAGTTTGATCATTTTAGAGAAGAAGGCTTAAGAAGAGGAATAAAATATGTAGAGTCTGGTCCTTTGGTACGTTCTTCTTATCATGCAGAAAAGCATGTAAACGTTTAG
- a CDS encoding OsmC family protein, whose amino-acid sequence MITIKSTYSGELRTENIHIKSQEKVITDAPTDNNGRGEAFSPTDLVCASLCSCMMTIMGIRAQKNDISLEGLEADVTKVMASSPRKISKIKIEFRLKKTNATDSQIAMLKDAALTCPVALSLNPDIKQDVSFNF is encoded by the coding sequence ATGATTACTATTAAGTCTACTTACTCTGGAGAATTACGAACAGAAAATATTCATATCAAGTCTCAGGAAAAAGTCATTACAGATGCACCTACAGACAATAATGGTAGAGGAGAAGCATTTTCCCCAACTGACTTGGTATGTGCTTCTTTGTGCAGTTGCATGATGACAATTATGGGTATAAGAGCACAGAAAAATGATATTTCTCTGGAAGGTCTGGAAGCTGACGTCACCAAGGTGATGGCTTCAAGTCCTCGTAAAATCTCAAAAATAAAAATTGAATTTCGTCTTAAAAAAACGAATGCCACCGACTCACAGATTGCTATGCTGAAAGATGCAGCACTGACTTGTCCGGTGGCTTTAAGCTTAAACCCTGATATTAAACAGGATGTTTCTTTTAATTTCTAA
- the ytxJ gene encoding bacillithiol system redox-active protein YtxJ produces the protein MNWNKLDKVDTLQEIKEKSNLQPILIFKHSTRCSISSMALNRLERDWKTDEANIQAYFLDLIKNRDISNEVASTFNITHQSPQVLIIKDGKCVYDNSHMGISYREINEQAAKLA, from the coding sequence ATGAACTGGAATAAGCTAGATAAAGTAGATACTCTACAAGAAATTAAAGAAAAGTCTAACCTACAGCCAATACTTATTTTTAAGCACAGTACACGCTGTAGTATAAGTAGTATGGCGTTAAATAGATTGGAGCGTGACTGGAAAACTGATGAGGCAAACATTCAAGCTTACTTTCTGGATCTGATTAAAAACAGAGACATTTCTAATGAGGTAGCTTCTACCTTCAATATAACCCATCAGTCTCCCCAGGTACTTATTATCAAGGACGGAAAATGCGTCTATGATAATTCGCACATGGGGATTTCTTACAGAGAAATTAATGAGCAGGCTGCCAAACTTGCTTAA
- a CDS encoding DUF4097 family beta strand repeat-containing protein, which translates to MKPYRNYLLPAFLCCIIGLTAFNIHIPDKTNDQDPYIIKNYTVKTPAKLNVRTSGGSITVSGHSGNEVEVRMYVKQNGASSWFGSDEDDIEEALENYDISIRKEGNTIYAEAEKRSRSWNNSLSISFEVDVPYAMSANLNTSGGSINMNRLEGEHQVKTSGGSLSFDRITGFTEASTSGGSINIDKYEGVLNGRTSGGSIRAYNSRGDLKLHTSGGSIFLEDVSGGIDAHTSGGSIKAYVNDLGDYLTLKTSGGSINAVIPEGAGVDLDLSGNRVNTKLNNFTGEAEKNSIEGRMNGGGVPVTMKTSGGSVNLDYHRAEASN; encoded by the coding sequence ATGAAACCTTACCGTAACTACCTACTACCAGCTTTTCTCTGCTGTATTATAGGTCTTACAGCTTTTAATATTCATATCCCTGATAAGACTAACGACCAAGACCCATATATCATTAAAAATTATACGGTAAAAACACCTGCCAAATTAAATGTTCGCACCTCCGGAGGAAGCATAACCGTTTCTGGCCATAGCGGCAACGAGGTAGAAGTAAGAATGTACGTTAAACAGAATGGTGCCAGCAGCTGGTTTGGTAGTGATGAAGATGATATAGAAGAAGCACTGGAAAACTATGACATCAGCATACGTAAGGAAGGCAATACAATTTATGCAGAAGCTGAAAAAAGGAGTAGAAGCTGGAATAATAGCCTAAGCATTTCTTTTGAGGTAGATGTACCATATGCCATGTCAGCTAATCTAAACACCAGTGGGGGTTCCATAAATATGAATCGCCTGGAAGGTGAGCATCAGGTGAAGACAAGTGGAGGAAGCCTAAGTTTTGATAGAATTACTGGATTTACAGAAGCAAGTACCTCTGGAGGAAGCATAAATATAGATAAATATGAGGGTGTTCTTAATGGAAGGACTAGCGGGGGCTCTATACGTGCATATAACTCTCGCGGTGACCTAAAATTACATACTTCTGGCGGGAGTATATTTTTAGAAGATGTAAGCGGCGGAATTGATGCCCACACCAGTGGCGGAAGTATAAAAGCTTATGTTAATGATCTGGGAGATTACCTTACACTTAAAACTAGTGGAGGCAGTATTAACGCTGTCATACCAGAAGGTGCAGGGGTAGATTTAGATTTATCCGGAAACCGAGTTAATACTAAACTTAACAATTTTACCGGCGAAGCCGAAAAAAATAGTATAGAAGGCAGAATGAATGGTGGTGGCGTGCCGGTAACTATGAAAACATCAGGAGGATCAGTAAACCTGGATTATCATCGTGCAGAAGCTTCTAACTAG
- a CDS encoding tRNA-binding protein, producing MDYINWNDFTKVDIRIGTIIKAQPFPEARKPAYQLWVDLGGLGVKKTSAQITQNYQAEDLLNKQVICVCNFPPKQIGPFMSEILVTGFEDENGNIVLSTVDTQVPNGKKLH from the coding sequence ATGGACTACATCAATTGGAATGATTTTACCAAAGTAGATATCAGAATTGGTACTATAATTAAAGCACAGCCTTTTCCTGAAGCGCGAAAACCAGCTTATCAGCTTTGGGTAGATCTTGGAGGTTTAGGAGTAAAAAAAACAAGTGCACAGATTACTCAAAACTACCAAGCTGAAGATTTGCTAAACAAGCAGGTAATTTGTGTTTGTAATTTTCCTCCCAAACAAATTGGGCCATTTATGTCTGAAATTTTAGTAACAGGTTTTGAGGATGAGAATGGAAATATTGTACTCTCTACAGTAGATACTCAAGTACCTAACGGTAAAAAGCTTCACTAA
- a CDS encoding bifunctional UDP-N-acetylmuramoyl-tripeptide:D-alanyl-D-alanine ligase/alanine racemase: protein MNFKELIQLTSAQTIALPKPEREVLYLLTDSRQALVQNESVFFAIRGANHDGHQFIQALYERGCRQFVVEKIPEISLPDANIGLVDYSIHALQAVAAAHRQQFNFPVIGITGSNGKTIVKEWLSQILVSQLKVVKSPKSYNSQLGVPISVWQLKEDYQVALIEAGISRPGEMENLEEVIQPSIGIFTNLGPAHDQGFTDRMHKAEEKAKLFVKADFVVYRKDYPEIDQVLSAQKSESSLISWTTKETLPAKYMVTFQAKGEESRLQVRQGARLWQFDAAFTDSASLENLTHCIIYLLFTNWSEADIQQGIWQLKQVSMRMELKEGVNQCYLLDDSYSNDLSGLKLALDYLQRQSQNESNTVIISDLLESAYADEDLYSKVAQLLQIYGIKKLILIGERSGAHLQKFKLEGGSLAHYNSTEAFLAVLQTSDFFRENILVKGARKFGFERIVRKLQQKITSTTLEINLDAIIHNLNYIRGLLEPQTRLMVMVKAFSYGGSTFEIANLLQYHRVDYLAVAYADEGVTLRQHGINIPVLVLNPSPEAFGLMIEYKLEPEIYNMSMLKQWHATARQYLNVPKIHIKLDTGMHRLGFMVSEMNELLLFLQENKSIKLSSIFSHLVASEDELEDKFSLHQIEQFEDMYQQISQVLGYFPLKHILNSGGILRLPQYQFDMVRLGIGLYGVDVRAGVNSALRPISTLKTIISQIKTLEAGETVGYNRRGKINEATRVATLAIGYADGLDRRLGNGNLKVYIHGKAAPTIGNICMDMCMVNIGNIDVEEGDEVIIFGEEQAVSVLAASMRTIPYEVLTNISARVKRVFYSET from the coding sequence ATGAATTTTAAAGAACTAATACAGCTTACGTCTGCCCAAACGATAGCCCTGCCTAAGCCGGAGCGGGAGGTATTATATTTACTTACAGATAGCCGGCAGGCCTTAGTACAAAATGAGTCCGTTTTTTTTGCTATTAGAGGGGCTAATCATGATGGGCATCAATTTATACAAGCTTTGTACGAACGTGGCTGTAGACAGTTTGTCGTAGAAAAAATACCAGAAATTTCATTACCGGATGCTAACATAGGCCTTGTAGATTATTCTATTCATGCACTACAGGCTGTGGCTGCTGCACATCGCCAACAGTTTAATTTCCCTGTCATTGGTATTACGGGAAGTAATGGTAAAACAATTGTTAAAGAGTGGCTAAGTCAGATTTTGGTAAGTCAGCTAAAGGTGGTAAAAAGCCCAAAAAGCTATAATTCCCAGCTCGGAGTACCTATATCTGTCTGGCAGCTTAAAGAAGACTATCAGGTAGCGCTGATTGAGGCCGGTATCTCACGTCCCGGCGAAATGGAGAATTTAGAAGAAGTAATTCAACCCAGCATTGGTATTTTTACTAATCTGGGTCCCGCACATGATCAGGGCTTTACAGATCGTATGCATAAAGCTGAAGAGAAAGCCAAACTTTTCGTAAAAGCAGATTTTGTTGTTTATCGTAAAGACTACCCGGAAATAGATCAGGTGCTTAGTGCGCAAAAATCTGAAAGCTCACTCATCAGTTGGACTACTAAAGAGACGCTTCCGGCAAAATACATGGTGACTTTTCAAGCTAAAGGAGAGGAGAGCAGACTACAAGTGAGGCAAGGTGCGCGGCTGTGGCAATTTGATGCTGCTTTCACTGATAGTGCTTCTCTAGAAAACCTGACACATTGCATAATTTATCTGCTGTTTACCAATTGGTCTGAGGCCGATATTCAACAGGGAATATGGCAGCTCAAACAGGTAAGCATGCGCATGGAACTTAAAGAAGGTGTAAACCAGTGTTATCTCTTAGATGATAGCTATAGTAATGATTTATCTGGATTAAAGCTGGCGCTGGATTACCTGCAAAGACAATCTCAAAATGAAAGTAATACAGTTATTATTTCTGATTTGCTGGAAAGTGCTTATGCAGATGAAGACCTTTATAGTAAAGTAGCACAACTTTTACAGATTTATGGAATAAAAAAGCTGATTCTTATAGGTGAGCGAAGTGGGGCACATCTCCAAAAGTTTAAGCTGGAAGGAGGAAGCTTAGCTCATTACAACAGTACTGAAGCTTTTTTAGCGGTATTGCAAACATCTGATTTTTTTAGAGAAAATATTTTAGTGAAAGGGGCCAGAAAGTTCGGCTTTGAGCGTATCGTTAGAAAGCTACAGCAGAAAATTACCAGCACTACTTTAGAGATAAATCTGGACGCAATTATCCACAACCTAAATTATATCCGTGGCCTTCTGGAGCCTCAAACCCGCTTGATGGTAATGGTGAAGGCATTTTCTTATGGTGGTTCTACCTTTGAAATTGCCAACCTGCTACAGTACCATAGAGTAGATTATCTGGCTGTAGCCTATGCTGATGAAGGTGTAACCTTAAGACAGCACGGAATCAACATCCCGGTACTGGTGCTTAACCCTTCTCCCGAAGCATTCGGACTGATGATAGAGTACAAACTGGAACCTGAAATTTACAACATGAGTATGCTTAAGCAGTGGCATGCAACGGCCAGGCAGTATCTGAATGTACCAAAAATTCATATTAAACTAGATACGGGTATGCATCGGCTGGGCTTTATGGTGTCAGAAATGAACGAACTACTTCTGTTTTTGCAGGAGAATAAATCTATAAAGCTTAGTAGTATTTTCAGCCATTTGGTGGCTTCAGAAGACGAGTTAGAAGATAAGTTTAGCCTGCATCAAATTGAACAGTTTGAAGATATGTACCAGCAAATTTCTCAAGTGCTGGGGTATTTTCCTTTAAAGCACATACTTAATAGTGGAGGTATATTAAGGTTGCCCCAATATCAGTTTGATATGGTTCGTCTGGGCATTGGGTTATACGGTGTGGATGTTAGGGCGGGAGTAAATTCTGCATTGAGGCCAATCAGCACGCTTAAAACTATTATTTCGCAAATCAAGACATTAGAAGCAGGGGAGACAGTTGGCTACAATCGCAGAGGCAAAATTAATGAAGCTACCCGTGTAGCTACTCTGGCTATTGGCTATGCTGATGGCCTGGATCGTCGGTTGGGAAACGGAAACCTTAAAGTGTACATCCATGGTAAAGCAGCACCTACCATAGGAAATATCTGTATGGATATGTGTATGGTTAATATAGGAAATATAGATGTTGAAGAAGGTGACGAAGTAATCATATTTGGTGAAGAGCAAGCTGTAAGTGTTTTGGCAGCTAGCATGCGAACTATTCCGTACGAAGTGCTTACAAATATTAGTGCTCGGGTAAAAAGAGTGTTTTATTCTGAGACCTAA
- a CDS encoding SusC/RagA family TonB-linked outer membrane protein, which yields MRNNFTSHVGSIGVKKRHFYLLTAILLFTHPLLAQNRTISGTVLSAEDQSPLPGVNVLVKGTAVGTITDIQGKYSLDVSPEAEALVFSFIGLSSQEVSIGNREKIDINLAQDVKSLSEVVVTAFGLEREKKALGYSVQGISGEEVAQVPTQSVVNNLSGKVAGLQVSGNGTPGGSPEFVIRGFSSVAGNNQPLIVIDGVPMQQTVNSTQGERSDNQQYGGGISEIDPNNIAEMSVLKGPNAAALYGSRAANGVILITTKNGAGQKGIGVDVNFSTTFERPLVKPQFQNIYGGGSGFTWYADGWSGTVDGYKGTAGTDESWGSPMDGRLVRQWWSGTEAVPLTPEADNWEQWWETGITKNGSVALSAGNENGSFRLAIGRTEQEGIVYNNDYWRNNFRLNSAYNFTDKLSVTAMGEYIKSGSDNRGYQSGQEFIWHHRHINFDRLKDYKSYEDAHIQPEGNDEPPNWQHTYFTNPYFWQEVMVEPNEKDRFLGNIAVNYQFNDWLSLMARSGTDIWSDTRIVVDRYARTRGSFRAGRYSEEVLRRQETNSDFILSLDKDFGSALSVVAQVGGVNRVNYYKRNYARVNELTIDGIYNLGNSASPNLNESLIEESKVNSLFASAQLGFNNYLFLDITGRNDWSSTLPEGSNSFFYPSVSLSAVITDMLDIQSDFFSFAKIRASWAQVGNDADPYMLQQVFEPEGLWDGSVPKFAESKEIANLNLKPETTTGIEVGADLRFMNGRLGLDITYYDQSTQDQILAVDISRASGYTSRVLNAGQITNKGIELMLSGTVLELPGGLQWDASINFARNRNEVVELADGLTSLTLWNIRGASLEARVGEPYGNIYGNKFARTESGEVIFNNGYPTTLDGQHVIGNITPDWIGGISNTISYKGISISALIDIKNGGDVYDMGSSIARITGVLEESALGREEGVIGQGVMNVGTAESPEYVANDVVASARTFYGYYSGRQYHEAAVMDGSYVKLREATVSYQLPASWFDDIFLQSARLSIVGRNLAILHKNTTHIDPEISAADLGYNYGQLPSTRSVGFNLNVKF from the coding sequence ATGAGGAACAACTTTACTTCTCATGTCGGGAGTATAGGTGTCAAAAAGAGACACTTTTACCTCTTGACCGCAATCCTTCTCTTTACTCACCCTCTTCTGGCTCAGAACCGCACAATCAGCGGAACTGTACTATCGGCCGAAGATCAGTCCCCTCTACCAGGCGTAAACGTACTTGTGAAAGGTACCGCCGTAGGAACCATCACAGACATACAAGGAAAATACTCTTTAGATGTTTCTCCAGAAGCAGAAGCACTTGTATTTTCTTTTATTGGTCTAAGCAGTCAGGAGGTGAGTATTGGCAATCGTGAAAAAATTGATATCAATCTGGCACAGGATGTTAAGTCACTCTCAGAAGTGGTAGTGACTGCATTTGGGCTGGAACGTGAAAAGAAAGCTCTCGGATATTCAGTGCAGGGTATCAGTGGTGAAGAAGTGGCGCAGGTACCTACACAGAGTGTAGTAAATAACTTATCGGGTAAGGTAGCTGGTCTACAGGTATCTGGTAATGGTACCCCGGGTGGTAGTCCGGAATTTGTTATTCGTGGCTTCTCCTCTGTGGCAGGTAACAACCAACCTCTTATTGTAATAGATGGTGTGCCCATGCAGCAGACTGTTAACAGTACGCAGGGAGAAAGGTCGGATAATCAGCAATATGGTGGAGGTATCTCTGAAATAGATCCTAATAATATTGCTGAAATGAGTGTGCTAAAAGGTCCAAATGCGGCAGCATTGTATGGCTCGCGTGCAGCTAATGGTGTTATACTTATTACCACTAAAAATGGTGCCGGACAAAAAGGCATTGGAGTAGATGTTAACTTCAGTACCACTTTTGAGCGCCCTTTGGTAAAGCCTCAATTTCAGAATATTTATGGAGGCGGGTCAGGTTTCACCTGGTATGCCGATGGCTGGAGCGGTACAGTAGATGGCTATAAAGGTACAGCGGGTACAGATGAAAGCTGGGGTTCTCCTATGGATGGCAGGCTGGTACGTCAGTGGTGGTCTGGAACGGAAGCAGTTCCACTTACACCAGAGGCAGACAACTGGGAGCAGTGGTGGGAGACTGGCATCACAAAAAACGGAAGTGTTGCGCTTAGTGCAGGTAATGAAAATGGTTCTTTCCGTCTGGCAATAGGTCGTACTGAGCAGGAAGGAATTGTCTACAACAATGATTACTGGAGAAACAATTTTCGGCTTAATTCTGCCTACAATTTTACAGATAAGCTGTCTGTCACCGCTATGGGTGAGTACATCAAATCAGGCTCCGATAATAGAGGCTACCAAAGTGGGCAGGAGTTTATCTGGCATCATCGCCATATTAATTTTGACAGGCTGAAAGATTATAAAAGCTATGAGGATGCGCATATTCAACCTGAGGGTAATGATGAGCCACCTAACTGGCAGCATACTTATTTTACCAACCCCTACTTCTGGCAGGAAGTAATGGTAGAGCCAAATGAGAAAGACCGTTTTCTGGGTAATATTGCTGTTAACTATCAGTTTAATGACTGGCTTAGCCTAATGGCCAGAAGTGGTACAGATATTTGGTCAGATACCAGAATAGTAGTGGATCGATATGCTCGTACCCGAGGTTCTTTCCGAGCCGGTAGATATAGCGAGGAAGTGCTTCGCCGTCAGGAAACTAACTCAGACTTTATCCTTTCTTTAGACAAAGATTTTGGAAGCGCGCTCTCAGTTGTGGCTCAGGTTGGAGGTGTAAACCGCGTTAATTACTATAAGCGTAATTATGCCAGAGTTAATGAACTTACCATTGATGGAATTTACAATTTAGGAAATAGTGCCAGCCCTAACCTTAACGAAAGTCTGATTGAAGAGTCAAAAGTCAATAGCTTGTTTGCTTCAGCGCAGTTAGGCTTTAACAATTATCTCTTTTTAGATATTACAGGTCGTAACGACTGGTCCAGTACCTTACCAGAAGGTAGCAATTCATTCTTCTATCCTTCGGTTTCTTTAAGCGCGGTAATTACCGACATGCTGGACATCCAGAGTGACTTCTTCTCTTTTGCCAAAATTAGAGCCAGCTGGGCACAGGTAGGTAATGACGCCGACCCTTATATGCTACAGCAGGTATTTGAGCCAGAAGGGCTGTGGGATGGTAGTGTTCCCAAGTTTGCTGAAAGCAAAGAGATTGCCAACCTCAATCTTAAACCAGAAACTACCACAGGTATAGAAGTAGGCGCCGACCTTAGATTTATGAATGGTCGCCTTGGTCTTGATATAACTTATTATGATCAGTCAACTCAAGACCAGATACTTGCTGTAGATATCTCCAGAGCTTCTGGCTATACTAGCAGGGTGCTAAATGCCGGTCAAATTACGAACAAAGGTATTGAGCTTATGTTGAGCGGTACAGTACTGGAGTTACCTGGAGGCTTACAGTGGGATGCTAGTATAAACTTTGCACGTAACAGAAATGAAGTGGTAGAACTTGCTGATGGTTTAACTTCACTTACACTATGGAATATCCGGGGGGCATCATTAGAAGCCCGGGTAGGAGAGCCCTACGGTAATATTTACGGTAATAAATTTGCCCGTACTGAAAGCGGAGAGGTTATTTTTAATAATGGTTATCCTACTACACTGGATGGGCAGCATGTTATTGGAAACATAACTCCCGACTGGATAGGCGGTATTTCCAACACCATCAGCTACAAAGGTATTAGTATCAGTGCCTTAATCGATATTAAAAATGGTGGTGATGTATACGATATGGGAAGTAGTATTGCCCGAATTACTGGTGTGTTGGAAGAAAGTGCCCTGGGAAGAGAAGAAGGAGTAATCGGCCAAGGCGTTATGAACGTGGGAACTGCTGAGTCGCCGGAGTATGTAGCAAATGATGTAGTTGCATCTGCTCGTACATTTTATGGTTATTATAGCGGTCGCCAGTACCACGAGGCTGCAGTAATGGATGGAAGCTACGTTAAGTTAAGAGAGGCCACTGTTAGCTACCAGCTACCAGCATCCTGGTTTGACGATATCTTCTTACAGTCGGCACGCTTATCAATAGTCGGTAGAAACCTGGCTATTCTACACAAAAATACTACCCACATAGATCCTGAAATTAGTGCGGCAGATTTAGGGTACAACTATGGCCAGCTACCCAGTACACGTTCAGTAGGCTTCAACCTAAATGTGAAATTTTAA
- a CDS encoding SusD/RagB family nutrient-binding outer membrane lipoprotein: protein MPYKTLALLMVVLMWSPSCTDDFEELNTNPNYPVTVDPQYLLPQALQTTMDNYWGSKTRNQRLNFDHAMSWIGYLTRNIYENEGDNYNVQPSVNSTNWEVFYADGLINFHKIQEFSSEDSESPNANFEGIGLGMKAWIFSLLTDVWGAIPYTEAVSGTSEAAIYSPSYDSQEVVYAGIIEDLRIANEKLDPNGPPVAGDILFDGDIMMWKKFFNSTRFKLLNRQAHKVASSGAEMQKMLDDPATYPMMESNEDIAQLVYGAVPTNNPWHDVLVNQGRSDWNINSVLVNKLKSLGDPRLELYAVPGSQVDEISGHPSGLPGEIATTYLGQSATINTDVFAQSTSPAVLMSYAELLFVQAEAAADGDISADPQALYEAGIEAAFAQYGLSVPDGYMSMVGTATKENIMTQKWIALFGQGIEAWTEYRRTGYPLMPAADPRAQFHNDGVLPTRLVYPSTEYSLNEANVEAGAALNGGADDMKTSLWWVE from the coding sequence ATGCCTTACAAGACGCTGGCTCTACTTATGGTGGTACTGATGTGGAGCCCATCATGTACAGATGATTTTGAAGAACTAAATACTAATCCTAATTATCCAGTTACGGTAGATCCTCAATACCTGCTACCTCAGGCATTACAGACTACCATGGATAACTACTGGGGAAGCAAAACCAGAAACCAACGTTTGAATTTTGACCATGCCATGTCGTGGATCGGATACCTTACCCGTAATATTTATGAAAATGAAGGTGACAACTATAATGTGCAACCTTCGGTTAATAGTACAAACTGGGAAGTTTTCTATGCTGATGGCTTAATTAACTTTCATAAAATTCAGGAGTTTTCTTCCGAAGATTCTGAAAGCCCTAACGCTAATTTTGAAGGTATTGGTTTAGGGATGAAAGCCTGGATATTTTCACTTTTAACGGATGTATGGGGAGCTATTCCTTATACTGAAGCAGTAAGTGGTACATCTGAAGCGGCTATATACTCACCTTCTTATGATAGCCAGGAGGTTGTATATGCAGGTATTATAGAGGACCTTAGAATAGCCAATGAAAAACTTGACCCAAATGGACCTCCAGTAGCCGGTGATATTTTATTTGACGGCGACATTATGATGTGGAAAAAGTTTTTCAATTCTACGCGTTTCAAATTACTAAACCGTCAGGCTCATAAAGTAGCATCATCGGGAGCTGAAATGCAGAAAATGCTGGACGATCCCGCTACTTATCCCATGATGGAAAGCAACGAAGATATTGCTCAGCTTGTGTATGGAGCGGTGCCTACTAACAACCCCTGGCATGATGTATTGGTCAATCAAGGACGTAGCGACTGGAATATAAACAGTGTGTTGGTAAACAAGCTTAAGTCTTTGGGTGATCCACGTCTGGAGCTCTATGCCGTACCTGGCTCTCAGGTAGATGAAATCAGTGGTCACCCCAGCGGACTTCCAGGTGAAATTGCTACTACTTATCTAGGACAAAGCGCTACCATAAATACAGATGTATTTGCTCAGTCTACTTCACCAGCAGTACTTATGAGTTATGCCGAGTTACTTTTTGTACAGGCAGAAGCAGCAGCTGATGGAGACATCTCTGCAGACCCTCAGGCACTGTACGAAGCTGGTATTGAGGCGGCTTTTGCACAATATGGCCTTAGTGTACCTGATGGCTATATGTCTATGGTAGGTACGGCTACAAAAGAAAACATCATGACTCAAAAATGGATAGCACTCTTTGGACAGGGGATAGAGGCCTGGACAGAGTATCGCCGTACTGGTTATCCACTTATGCCTGCCGCTGACCCAAGAGCGCAATTTCATAATGATGGTGTATTGCCAACCAGATTAGTTTATCCTTCTACAGAATACTCTTTAAATGAGGCCAATGTAGAAGCAGGAGCAGCTCTGAATGGCGGAGCGGATGATATGAAAACCTCACTCTGGTGGGTAGAATAA